The DNA sequence GCATCAGATTAGAGTTTTTGCGGAGGTTTTGGAAGGGTTAGTAGATGTCAAAAAGGTTGAGCAAAAAATCTAGGGTTAAGGTTTCTAAAAGATGGTTTGGTTACTGTTCAGATGTGATGGATTAGCTTCCATATGCAGGGTTATAGGATGTAAACTGCTAGCGTTTAGTGATTCTTTTGGGTTAATCCTTTCTTACTTATATAGTGATAAATAAAGTTGGATCCTTAGCAAAGTACTTTTCTTTGATTGGAGATGTCCTAATGAACAGCAGGGGAGGACCATTATTGTATATCATGTTTTTCCAAGCTGCCAATATATTTTGTTCCAAAGGGTTCACGATGTCTATCATTTAGAGCTGTATATCTGGTTATTTTGTTATGTGAAAGAATATTATGGATAGAAATTTAAGCTGTTGCATTTACATGACTTATTTCTTTATTCTTAATGATTTATTCCAATTAAATACACGGGACAGGAAATTTGGCTAGTTTATATTACGAGCAAGGCAACCTAGAATTGGCGATTTTCCATTATAAGCgagccatttctcttgattcaGAATTCTTGGAGGCTTACAATAACTTGGTTTGTCATCTTGTTTCTTTCCTTATGCTGGTTCATTCGCAGGGAATTGATATTTTGTACTTCCAAATTTCTCTCTTaattacgattttttttttttgtgttatcTAAAGGGCAATGCTTTGAAGGATTCCGGAAGAATTGAAGAAGCAATTCAGTGCTACCATGTAGGTTCATGCTATCCATCCTTTCTGCTTCGCTTTTTGCTAGTTGCATTTCATGCCTACTCTAGTTTGATTTCTCACCATACTTCTGTTGTTTTCTGAAGCAATGTCTTGCCCTACAAGTTAACCATCCACAAGCGCTTACTAACCTTGGGAACATATACATGGAATGGTATCCTTCGCATATATGTTACTGAATTCTGATTGTGAATTTCAGGTTTGTAGTAGTTATTTGTGAGACGTGGCAAGCATGTAAACTGTCCTAATGGACGACTTTCTGATGATGTAGGAATATGCTGAGTGCTGCTGCTTCATGTTATAAGGCTACACTGTCTGTAACAACAGGACTTTCTGCTCCTTTCAATAATTTagcaataatatataaacagCAGGTAGCGgcatctcttctctctctctctgtgcggAAAACTATGTTCTCCAGCATCTGTATTTGGATAGTCATTATCCTTGTTATACCTGTTTCTTCTGAAGCACAGGGTAATTATGCGGATGCTATTTCTTGCTACAATGAAGTCCTCCGGATTGATCCTTTGGCTGCGGATGGACTTGTCAATCGTGGAAACACGTACAAGGAGATTGGAAGAGTTAATGAAGCCATTCAAGACTACATACGGGCCATTACCATCAGGCCTACAATGGCTGAGGCTCATGCAAATCTAGCTTCAGCTTACAAGGACAGGTGCATATTAAACAAgctttgaatatattttattgaatacGGAATCATCCTTTGACGGACATCTTAATTACTTAAATTTCTGATTTTGACACTTTACAGTGGACACGTTGAAGCTGCTATAAGAAGCTACAAGCAAGCACTAATACTACGCCCTGAATTCCCAGAAGCAACTTGTAACCTTCTTCACACACTACAGGTATATATTGTTGAGATGCTAGATTGCAAAGTTATTTTTAGTTGGAATGTTAGATGTTGCGGGTGCAACATGCCCAAAGGGATGGGATTTTTCCTTGCAACCTGTCATTGACATGGCTTATCTTAAGGGAGTTAgttacttcatatttttttatttttccattttctcttccactattttggggtttttttttcgGGGTGTTGTTAATCTTTAAATGTGAGTGTGTGGTATCACTGCTCAGGATCTTCAGAATGTTACCAACTTACCATATTTCAATGTATAATTATTTGGAGATTTATACATTGATTTTTTCTGTTTATAACACCCATAAAATTCTTCGTTTTAAAGGTATGATGAGgtacaaaagataaatattgaaGTGTGTTTATTTTTCCGTTGGGAGGATCTTAAATGGTTATACTGTCTACCGGGCTTTGAAATCTCcgttttgatatatattttagttttaatatagtattaaaattCATTTGTGGTATATTAAGATACTGTGGAGCCCCGAATATTAGTAGATCAaataaattgttaaaaaatataaaaaaaaagtgcatgaaATGCCTTATAAAGGGTTGGCTTATGGTAATTTCTGTACTGTGCAGTGCGTTTGTGACTGGGAGGACCGGGAGAGCAAATTTATTGAAGTTGAAGGGATACTCAGGAAACAAATAAAGGTTCACTGTCAATCTgtgccttttttccttttctattatttctgatGTACCATTTTTTCCTTCAGTTGATTTATCTGCcagaattaaaatactgattgtTTAAACCTTTTTCTTCAGATGTCAGTTATTCCAAGCGTGCAGCCTTTCCATGCGATAGCGTATCCCATTGATCCAATGCTTGCCCTGGAAATCAGGTAAATTCGATGGTGCTTTTGGATTTTGTATAGAATGTTTCTTTAGTTAGTGATTACTATCATGGTTATTGGGTGTCCATACCCAGAGAATGCACTTCcgtattttcttttaagaaaaaaaaaaacgtttggTTTGCTATATGTTAATCGTCTTGTTTCTCCCTTGTAGCCGTAAATATGCTGCACACTGCTCCGTCATTGCATCTCGCTATTCACTTCCTCCCTTCAACTATCCTGCACCCTTGCCCATAAAGAATGAGGGCAGGATTGGACGCTTACGAGTTGGGTATGTTTTGAGatatacctctctctctctctccaatgaTCTTATTTATTGATCCCTGGGCTTTTCAGATATGTGAGTAGTGACTTTGGTAACCACCCTCTTTCTCACCTCATGGGATCTGTATTTGGCATGCATGACAGAGAAAATGTTGAGGTTTGCAAGTTTCTAATTTTCCGCTTTAACCTTTTCAGTTCTTCCCCcctcctttttttgtttttgttttcatccTTAATATGTTTATGTTTCAGGTGTTCTGTTATGCATTAAGTCCAAATGATGGCACTGAATGGAGACAGCGTATTCAGTCAGAAGCAGAGCGCTTCATAGATGTGTCATCCATGTCATCTGATATGATTGCCAGGCTGATTAATGAGGATAAAATACAAATCCTCGTCAATCTTAATGGCTATACTAAGGTATCAATTCTTGATATTTGATGATTATTTCAATAAATAGTTTAAAGTCAATTGATTAGGAAGGACAGTTTCTTTAAGCCTGTTTCCTTTGGTAGATATGGAACTGCTTTTTTTACCATGGAAATTTGGCTCATGATTTTCTGTACAACCTCGTTTCCGATTAATTTTTCTGAACAAATTTTGCatgtgttctttctttctttaattgtcCGACTCTATTCCTCACTCTATTCTGgagttttatgtttaattttgcaGGGGGCaaggaatgaaatatttgcaaTGCAGCCTGCTCCTATTCAGATTTCTTACATGGGATTCCCTGGAACCACAGGGGCAAGTTATATTCATTATTTGGTCACTGATGAGGTTGGATGCTTGAATTTTTAATCTACTTCAGACTTAACTTCTTTTTGTTTATAATCTGACTTGGTTTCTTCTCCCTTGCAGTTTGTATCCCCTTCTCGTTTTTCTCACATCTATTCAGAAAAGCTTGTCCACCTTCCTCATTGTTACTTTGTAAATGATTATAAGCAGGTCAGTCGTAATTACTTCTTGTCTctgtatatcatatttttttcatccaGAGTATGTTTTCAATTCTTTTGTGTTGCATTTGTTAGAAAAATTGTGATGTATTGGACCCAAAATGCCAACCAAAGAGATCAGATTATGGCTTACCAGAAGACAAGTTTATCTTTGCATGTTTCAATCAGCTTTACAAGATGGATCCTGACATTTTCAATACATGGtaattttttatggattttttttttcttttttgtaaatgAAATATTGCTCCTAAAGTTAGGAACACACTCAATTATCTTTGTTTTGGCCAACGTAGGTGCAATATTCTTAAACGTGTCCCCAATAGTGCACTTTGGCTTCTCAGATTCCCAGCTGCTGGCGAACTCAAACTTCGCACctgtatgttttgtttttatcttcATATCTAGAAATTGTATGGCCATGAATGCAAAAATGCCAGCAATACATTTTCACTCTGATTTTTTAACTTGtgttgtacatttttttttttgatacatAACTTGTGTTGTACATTTAGATGCTATGCAACGCGGTGTGCAACCAGATCAGATTATTTTCACAGATGTTGCCATGAAAAATGAGCATATTAGACGCAGTTCTTTAGCAGATTTGTTCCTTGACACGTATGGATTCTATAAACTGCCCTTTTCTCTCTATGAGGCAAATTTacctttttttcatttctccctctccctctccccctctgtttttcaatcttttgtttttgttaccTTCAATGGGCAATCAGATTTATTAGACCCAGCTGATTGCAATTATATTTGGACTTTGTTGTCTAGACCATTATGCAATGCGCATACAACAGGCACTGATATTCTATGGGCTGGTCTTCCTATGGTGACCCTTCCCCTTAAGAAAATGGCTACCAGAGTTGCTGGTTCCCTGTGTCTGGCCACTGGTGTTGGAGAGGAGATGATTGTTAGCAGGTAGGTAATCATGTGCATATCCTTCTTtcattttgtctttcttttttccaataaataataaagtaagTTCCCCTTGCAAGTGTAGTCTCCATAACTGCTAAGGTTGAGAATTGGGTTTATTTACTTTCTCTCCCCCAcaagctttctttgtttggggAAAAAGGGGTGGGGGGGGTGTTTGCTGGAGCTTTTTATTCATTGTGTGCCAGTAAAAAGGTGAAATTGTGGCTACTTATGTCTACAATGGTAGTAAATGgtttgaaatataaaagaagGTATACAAAAAGAGGTGCTGTTTTAAAAAGctgattttcttttctggtATGTGATTTACTTGCATGTTGCGTGGTACTTCCATTTTACAGTAGATGGGCTGGGACTGGCAATGCCACCCATgatgcttgggaatgagaataTCAAATACCATTTTTACCCCCCTCCTTTCtaccaaaagggaaaaaagaacaGAACCAAACATAGAGAACATTTGGGCTTCCTCTATGCATCttagtttttcttaattcatTTACTAACTAGTTTCCTTTTTCCCCTCCAAAATGCCCTAACAGTATGAAAGAATATGAAGAGAGGGCCGTCTCGCTTGCATTGAATCGCTCAAAGCTCCAAGATCTTACCAACAGACTCAAAGCGGTCCGTTTGA is a window from the Juglans regia cultivar Chandler chromosome 7, Walnut 2.0, whole genome shotgun sequence genome containing:
- the LOC108996674 gene encoding probable UDP-N-acetylglucosamine--peptide N-acetylglucosaminyltransferase SEC: MLSLQGDPLHPHHHHPPLQLAPYSSDLRDESLAAAAAAASSSSSSSSVSNLKRSQALNSHEVDEGMLMALAHQMYKAGNFKQALEHSNAVYERNPQRTDNLLLLGAIHYQLHDFDMCIAKNEEALRLDPRFAECYGNMANAWKEKGNIDFAIRYYLIAIELRPNFADAWSNLASAYMRKGRFNEAAQCCRQALALNPRLVDAHSNLGNLMKAQGLVQEAYNCYVEALQIQPNFAIAWSNLAGLFMEAGDLNKALQYYKEALKLKPTFSDAYLNLGNVYKALGMPQEAIGCYQRALQVRPDYVVAYGNLASLYYEQGNLELAIFHYKRAISLDSEFLEAYNNLGNALKDSGRIEEAIQCYHQCLALQVNHPQALTNLGNIYMEWNMLSAAASCYKATLSVTTGLSAPFNNLAIIYKQQGNYADAISCYNEVLRIDPLAADGLVNRGNTYKEIGRVNEAIQDYIRAITIRPTMAEAHANLASAYKDSGHVEAAIRSYKQALILRPEFPEATCNLLHTLQCVCDWEDRESKFIEVEGILRKQIKMSVIPSVQPFHAIAYPIDPMLALEISRKYAAHCSVIASRYSLPPFNYPAPLPIKNEGRIGRLRVGYVSSDFGNHPLSHLMGSVFGMHDRENVEVFCYALSPNDGTEWRQRIQSEAERFIDVSSMSSDMIARLINEDKIQILVNLNGYTKGARNEIFAMQPAPIQISYMGFPGTTGASYIHYLVTDEFVSPSRFSHIYSEKLVHLPHCYFVNDYKQKNCDVLDPKCQPKRSDYGLPEDKFIFACFNQLYKMDPDIFNTWCNILKRVPNSALWLLRFPAAGELKLRTYAMQRGVQPDQIIFTDVAMKNEHIRRSSLADLFLDTPLCNAHTTGTDILWAGLPMVTLPLKKMATRVAGSLCLATGVGEEMIVSSMKEYEERAVSLALNRSKLQDLTNRLKAVRLTCPLFDTARWVRNLERAYFKMWNLYCSGQHPQPFKVTENDMEFPSE